One window from the genome of Dolosigranulum savutiense encodes:
- a CDS encoding DNA-3-methyladenine glycosylase, translating to MKSLLSPERPTAEVARDLLGCVLQKETKAGIVTGWIVDVEAYLGVEDLASHSYGGKKTRRLRAQYSQSGTIYLYQMRGHILLNIVTGDTQTPQGVMIRAIQPKSGFALIDQRRHPILGVDQVNGPGKLTQALGITVEDYGTSITEGSLQLTQNNRRFPQKIVALPRIGIPNKGEWTDKKLRFVVSGNPYISKQRKYDVDDEKYGWVN from the coding sequence ATGAAAAGTTTACTGAGCCCAGAACGTCCTACTGCTGAGGTTGCCCGAGACTTATTGGGTTGCGTACTCCAAAAAGAAACCAAAGCAGGGATAGTGACAGGTTGGATTGTTGATGTGGAAGCTTATCTTGGTGTGGAGGACTTAGCCTCACACAGCTATGGTGGTAAGAAAACGCGACGACTTCGGGCACAATATAGTCAATCAGGAACGATCTATCTCTATCAAATGAGAGGACATATATTACTCAATATTGTAACAGGCGATACTCAGACCCCACAAGGCGTTATGATTCGGGCGATTCAACCCAAATCCGGCTTTGCTTTGATTGATCAGCGGCGTCATCCAATCCTTGGAGTTGATCAAGTAAATGGTCCGGGAAAATTAACACAGGCACTAGGTATTACAGTTGAAGATTATGGGACATCTATTACTGAAGGCTCTCTTCAACTAACTCAGAATAATCGGCGATTTCCTCAAAAAATTGTAGCTCTTCCACGTATTGGCATTCCTAATAAAGGGGAGTGGACGGATAAAAAATTGCGCTTTGTTGTAAGTGGCAATCCTTATATTTCAAAACAGCGCAAATATGATGTTGATGATGAAAAGTATGGATGGGTAAATTAG
- a CDS encoding NAD-dependent protein deacylase — protein sequence MSMDEKLAQFKEIINQHHRIVFFGGAGVSTASGIPDFRSSAGLYAEDQHRQLPAEEIVSASFFRKNPAQFFQFYFDKLVYPEAQPNIAHQFMAKLEEQGKHVQIVTQNIDNLHEQAGSSHVHHLHGTTEHNYCIKCGRYYNYEELILDKSGIPRCSADLGIVRPDVTLYGEQLDRAVVDQAIRAIKEAEVLIVAGTSLVVYPAAGLIDYFNGSQAIVINNQPIRTHRLNPLLFIQDMTDVFAALN from the coding sequence ATGAGTATGGACGAAAAGTTAGCACAATTCAAGGAAATAATTAACCAGCATCATCGGATTGTATTTTTTGGTGGGGCAGGGGTGTCGACTGCGAGTGGTATTCCAGACTTTCGATCCTCAGCTGGATTATACGCTGAGGATCAGCACCGGCAACTACCAGCCGAAGAAATTGTATCTGCTAGTTTTTTTCGGAAAAATCCAGCACAATTTTTTCAGTTTTACTTTGATAAATTAGTCTACCCAGAAGCACAGCCCAATATTGCTCATCAATTTATGGCGAAATTGGAGGAACAAGGAAAACATGTACAGATTGTTACACAAAATATTGATAACTTGCATGAGCAAGCAGGGAGTAGTCACGTCCATCATTTGCATGGGACAACGGAACATAATTATTGTATAAAATGTGGTCGGTACTATAATTATGAAGAATTAATATTAGATAAGTCTGGCATTCCAAGATGCTCAGCTGATCTAGGTATCGTTCGACCTGACGTAACGCTCTACGGTGAACAGCTTGATAGGGCAGTCGTAGATCAGGCGATTCGGGCAATTAAAGAAGCGGAAGTTTTGATTGTAGCCGGAACATCTTTAGTCGTATACCCAGCGGCCGGATTAATTGATTACTTCAATGGCTCCCAAGCAATTGTTATCAATAATCAACCCATTCGTACGCATCGGCTCAATCCGCTCTTATTTATTCAGGATATGACGGACGTATTTGCTGCATTAAATTAG
- a CDS encoding prepilin peptidase produces MSTGLISFTFLIYGAILGSYFNVVGYRLTWWNDKQSSYSACPYCKERLTTRELIPIISYIIQRGQCRNCQMTISLIYPIIELLTGILFVWSYLKVGWSEDLIFYLVFISFSAIISVSDYWHYRIPNHFLLLFAPVLVMLSPISWQAALLGAGIQLIMLVIVMVCTKKESLGMGDVKLLILLGAIFGWQNSLWIVWWASVLALISFYRQYRGHQSYVEAKLPFGPYICLGAIIVLFFIQ; encoded by the coding sequence ATGTCTACTGGGCTCATTAGTTTTACATTCTTAATATACGGTGCTATTCTAGGTTCTTACTTCAATGTGGTCGGCTATCGCTTAACGTGGTGGAATGACAAGCAATCATCTTACTCAGCATGTCCTTATTGTAAAGAGCGTCTAACGACTCGTGAATTAATTCCGATAATTTCGTACATCATACAACGAGGACAATGTAGAAATTGTCAGATGACTATTTCATTAATATATCCAATTATTGAACTATTAACCGGTATATTATTTGTATGGAGCTATTTAAAAGTGGGGTGGTCGGAAGACTTGATTTTTTACTTAGTGTTTATTAGCTTTTCTGCTATTATTTCAGTTAGTGATTATTGGCATTATCGCATTCCTAATCATTTTTTACTTCTGTTTGCGCCAGTATTAGTGATGTTATCACCTATTTCTTGGCAAGCTGCTTTGCTGGGAGCAGGCATACAACTAATTATGTTAGTTATAGTAATGGTCTGTACGAAGAAAGAATCATTAGGAATGGGAGATGTGAAGTTATTAATTCTTCTGGGAGCAATATTTGGATGGCAAAATAGTCTTTGGATTGTATGGTGGGCTTCTGTATTAGCACTGATTAGTTTTTATAGACAGTATAGAGGTCATCAATCATATGTTGAAGCGAAGCTCCCATTTGGTCCGTATATTTGTCTTGGGGCTATTATTGTATTATTTTTCATTCAGTAA
- the lepA gene encoding translation elongation factor 4, which translates to MDKQQARERQERIRNFSIIAHIDHGKSTLADRILQVTETVSDREMQDQLLDSMDLERERGITIKLNTVELKYQAKDGQEYLFHLIDTPGHVDFTYEVSRSLAACEGAILVVDAAQGVEAQTLANVYLAIDADLEIVPVINKIDLPAADPERVSLEVENMIGLDASDAVHASAKNGIGIEDILEQIVDKVPPPEGDIDNPVQALIFDSVYDSYRGVVLSVRVKEGMIEKGDKIKLMNSGKVYEVTELGVFSPKPIERDALMVGDVGYITANIKSVRDARVGDTITLANNPADKPLRGYRTMNPMVYCGMYPTDSGDYEDLREALERLQLNDSSLQFQAETSQALGFGFRCGFLGMLHMDVIQERLEREFNLDLITTAPSVIYHVQKTDGEMIKVSNPSEMPEPTEIDSIEEPRVKATVTVPNDYVGAVMEICERKRGNFVTMEYLDDLRVNVIYNLPLSEIVFDFFDRLKSMTKGYASLDYEAAGYEQSNLVKMDILIHGDSVDALSFIVHKEFSYERGRAIVDQLKEKIPRQQFEIPIQAAIGHNIVARSTVKAYRKDVTEKLYGGDVTRRQKLLKKQKEGKKRMKNVGNVEIPQEAFMAVLDLDSD; encoded by the coding sequence ATGGATAAACAACAAGCGCGTGAGCGACAAGAGCGTATTCGGAATTTTTCGATTATTGCTCATATTGATCACGGGAAATCGACATTAGCAGATCGTATTCTGCAAGTCACGGAAACCGTCAGTGATCGAGAAATGCAAGATCAACTCTTGGACTCAATGGATCTTGAGCGGGAGCGTGGAATTACAATTAAATTAAATACTGTTGAATTAAAATATCAAGCAAAAGATGGACAAGAATATCTGTTCCATTTAATTGATACACCAGGGCATGTTGACTTTACGTATGAAGTGTCACGTAGTTTGGCTGCGTGTGAGGGAGCTATTTTAGTCGTCGATGCAGCGCAAGGAGTTGAGGCACAGACCTTGGCAAATGTGTACTTAGCGATAGATGCTGACTTGGAAATTGTACCAGTCATTAATAAAATTGACTTGCCAGCTGCGGATCCAGAGCGAGTTAGTCTGGAAGTGGAAAATATGATCGGGTTAGATGCAAGTGATGCCGTTCATGCGAGTGCAAAAAATGGTATTGGAATTGAAGATATTCTTGAGCAAATTGTCGACAAAGTGCCACCACCAGAAGGCGATATTGATAATCCTGTTCAAGCTTTAATTTTTGATTCAGTATATGATTCTTATCGTGGTGTCGTATTGAGTGTTCGCGTAAAAGAAGGTATGATCGAGAAGGGCGATAAGATTAAACTGATGAATAGCGGGAAAGTCTATGAAGTGACTGAATTAGGTGTCTTCTCACCAAAACCGATTGAAAGAGATGCACTTATGGTCGGGGATGTTGGCTATATTACAGCAAATATTAAATCAGTTCGAGATGCGCGAGTTGGGGATACAATTACATTAGCCAATAATCCAGCTGACAAACCACTAAGAGGCTATCGAACCATGAATCCAATGGTATACTGTGGGATGTATCCGACTGATTCTGGAGACTATGAAGACTTACGAGAAGCGCTTGAGCGTTTGCAGTTAAATGATTCTTCGCTTCAATTTCAAGCAGAGACATCACAAGCACTAGGCTTTGGTTTCCGTTGTGGTTTTTTAGGGATGTTGCATATGGATGTTATTCAAGAACGTCTGGAGCGTGAATTTAATTTAGATTTGATTACGACGGCTCCGTCCGTTATTTATCATGTTCAAAAAACAGACGGCGAAATGATCAAAGTTAGCAACCCATCAGAAATGCCAGAACCAACTGAGATTGACTCTATTGAAGAACCTCGCGTTAAGGCAACAGTTACGGTGCCGAATGATTATGTGGGTGCTGTAATGGAAATTTGTGAGCGTAAACGCGGGAACTTTGTCACAATGGAATATTTAGATGATTTACGTGTCAATGTAATTTATAATTTACCACTTTCAGAGATTGTCTTTGATTTCTTTGACCGATTGAAGTCAATGACAAAGGGATATGCCTCGCTTGATTATGAAGCAGCAGGATATGAACAGAGTAATCTGGTGAAGATGGATATTCTCATTCATGGCGATTCAGTTGATGCCTTGAGCTTCATTGTACACAAAGAATTTTCTTATGAACGAGGACGAGCAATTGTTGATCAATTGAAAGAAAAAATTCCACGTCAACAATTTGAGATTCCAATTCAAGCAGCAATTGGTCACAATATTGTCGCGCGTTCAACGGTTAAGGCTTATCGTAAAGATGTTACAGAGAAACTCTACGGTGGAGATGTTACTCGTCGTCAGAAACTCTTGAAGAAACAAAAAGAAGGTAAGAAACGTATGAAGAATGTCGGAAATGTAGAAATTCCACAAGAAGCATTTATGGCTGTGCTTGATTTGGATAGTGATTAA
- a CDS encoding alpha/beta hydrolase, whose protein sequence is MKLRWKIVTGATLLSGTIAYISHLLYKNAVDNQGLNEVADHSMRQVYAEDPWKEAKKWFHSVKFEEYTIKSYDNLTLYGKFIPHEKYPDRVAIIAHGYGQSNLDMAPWVHLFYDLGYSILLPDARGHGNSQGNYIGFGWHERLDYLEWIDWLNSTYDHPNTVLFGLSMGASTVMNVSGEPLPDNVKAIIEDCGYSSTYEELAYQLRSQYKLPAFPFLPLTSIYTKYRANYSFKEASPLEQIQKSQLPILFIHGGKDEIVPSWMVHELYEAAREPKELYFVEEATHGYAYVLDKATYRQRISSFLAKYI, encoded by the coding sequence ATGAAATTACGTTGGAAAATTGTAACAGGAGCAACACTATTAAGTGGTACAATTGCTTATATCAGTCATCTCCTCTATAAGAATGCTGTTGATAACCAAGGCTTGAATGAAGTCGCCGATCACTCGATGCGCCAAGTCTATGCTGAAGATCCTTGGAAAGAGGCAAAAAAATGGTTTCATTCAGTCAAATTTGAAGAGTACACCATTAAATCCTATGATAATTTAACATTATATGGAAAATTTATTCCCCATGAAAAATATCCAGATCGAGTAGCCATTATTGCTCATGGGTACGGACAAAGTAATTTAGATATGGCGCCTTGGGTTCATTTATTTTATGATTTAGGGTATAGTATTTTGCTACCCGATGCACGTGGCCACGGTAATAGTCAAGGAAATTATATTGGTTTTGGCTGGCACGAACGACTAGATTACCTAGAATGGATAGATTGGTTGAACAGTACCTACGATCATCCTAATACTGTCTTATTTGGCTTAAGTATGGGAGCTTCAACCGTTATGAACGTTAGTGGGGAGCCGCTTCCCGATAACGTAAAAGCGATTATCGAAGATTGTGGCTATAGTTCAACTTATGAAGAATTAGCTTACCAACTCCGTTCTCAATATAAACTTCCTGCTTTCCCTTTCTTACCTCTCACGAGTATTTATACAAAATATCGTGCAAATTATTCCTTTAAAGAAGCCAGTCCACTCGAGCAAATTCAAAAAAGCCAGCTCCCTATCTTATTCATTCATGGAGGCAAAGACGAAATTGTCCCAAGTTGGATGGTGCATGAGTTATATGAAGCAGCTAGAGAACCAAAAGAACTTTATTTTGTAGAGGAAGCGACTCATGGGTATGCCTATGTCCTTGATAAAGCTACCTATCGCCAACGTATTTCATCATTTTTAGCTAAATATATATAA
- a CDS encoding peptidoglycan-binding protein: protein MKKMYQTLGVMSATLLLASCSDNTHNGSEETVNKDETVEQMDEGAEQDTDMMDEAVDEEDPVADEDQATDDSEAQGVTLKLGYGAPHGERSFSAIFVGLDGDTITHVHIDEFQFMDTAGDYHGVPNADSDFGEAYDENQVLISKVENNEAYSELMAEKAEATHSLVDGYEAISEFAEGKTISELEEAIEELHHVEDPSGISDVVSGATLVDTPGYLEEIVNVAKDGFEFSTDNVENIANVELSYSLQAPHGLKSFALVGVLHQDDIILATIQDELQFMEATDVEGVPNSDQAFGEAYNENTTLISKLANTEIYSELMADKGEATKTYDENHRAISEFVAGMTVQELQEAIDKLDGKDTEESADVVSGATFVDKKGYLEAILNTIQK from the coding sequence ATGAAAAAGATGTATCAAACATTGGGTGTTATGTCAGCAACTTTATTGTTGGCCAGTTGTAGTGACAATACTCATAATGGATCAGAAGAGACAGTGAATAAGGATGAAACAGTGGAGCAAATGGATGAAGGTGCGGAACAAGATACAGATATGATGGATGAAGCTGTCGATGAAGAAGATCCAGTTGCCGATGAGGATCAGGCGACAGATGACAGTGAAGCACAAGGAGTGACGCTTAAGCTTGGTTACGGTGCACCTCACGGCGAACGTTCTTTCTCAGCTATTTTTGTGGGATTAGATGGTGACACGATTACACACGTTCATATTGATGAATTCCAGTTTATGGATACAGCAGGTGATTATCACGGCGTACCGAATGCAGATAGTGATTTTGGTGAAGCATATGATGAGAACCAAGTCTTAATTAGTAAAGTTGAAAATAATGAGGCATATTCTGAGTTAATGGCCGAAAAAGCCGAAGCAACCCATTCTCTTGTTGATGGTTATGAAGCGATTAGTGAATTCGCGGAAGGAAAAACGATTAGTGAGCTGGAAGAAGCTATCGAAGAATTGCATCATGTCGAGGATCCAAGTGGTATTAGTGATGTGGTTTCAGGCGCGACATTAGTGGACACACCTGGATATTTGGAAGAAATTGTTAATGTGGCGAAAGACGGGTTTGAATTTTCTACGGACAACGTAGAAAATATAGCCAATGTGGAATTATCTTATTCCTTACAAGCACCGCATGGCTTAAAGTCTTTTGCATTAGTAGGTGTTCTGCATCAAGACGATATAATTCTAGCAACTATTCAAGATGAGTTACAATTTATGGAAGCTACCGATGTTGAAGGTGTGCCAAATAGTGATCAAGCATTCGGAGAAGCGTACAATGAAAACACAACATTAATCTCAAAATTAGCTAATACTGAAATTTATTCAGAATTAATGGCTGACAAAGGGGAAGCAACAAAGACTTATGACGAGAACCACCGCGCAATTTCTGAATTTGTTGCTGGAATGACCGTGCAAGAATTACAAGAAGCAATCGATAAACTGGACGGAAAAGATACTGAAGAAAGCGCAGATGTTGTATCAGGGGCTACTTTTGTTGATAAGAAGGGTTATTTGGAAGCTATTTTAAATACGATACAAAAATAA